A stretch of [Clostridium] scindens DNA encodes these proteins:
- a CDS encoding glycoside hydrolase family 32 protein has translation MEKLFYKPEHAWVGDLIPYWEDGIFYGFYLHDPRIKDKEYAEETTWHLVTTKDFVNLEYKGEAIERGGDDKPNKNIYTGSVIKDKDGIYHAFYTAFNADIKINGKSVQSVMQATGTDPLHLETMEDFLFVADGVRYEEFDWRDPYVFWNEEEGCYYMLLAARQKDGGQLRGGCVALCKSEDLTHWTYEEPFYAPDMYVTMECPEVFRMGDYWYLVYSTFSDRFTTHYRISKSLKGPWRIPDDDVFDTRADYAIKTASDGTRRYAFGWIASKYGNRDFGPWEWGGTMVFHELVQEEGTGELKVRAVPALREFYSREFPRRPVTIYNGKAEEKENAVSLASETLGAALYEIPKDCFSVEMDIHVEEAFEFGVALHVDSKMERGYFLKMNERRGEVAWDMWPRSEQGAYQWQIKGDVPYQVETARMLPRTKDYHILIVREEDICIVYINDEVALSTRMYDHKGGYAGIYVIQGNVKMSNYVVKTR, from the coding sequence ATGGAAAAATTATTTTATAAGCCAGAGCATGCCTGGGTGGGAGATCTGATCCCCTATTGGGAAGACGGCATATTTTACGGATTTTATCTGCATGACCCACGCATAAAGGACAAAGAATATGCGGAAGAGACTACCTGGCATCTTGTTACGACGAAAGACTTCGTGAACCTGGAATACAAAGGGGAAGCGATAGAGAGAGGAGGAGACGATAAGCCGAATAAGAATATTTACACAGGCTCAGTCATTAAGGATAAGGACGGCATCTACCATGCGTTTTACACAGCCTTTAACGCGGACATCAAGATAAACGGCAAAAGCGTGCAGTCCGTGATGCAGGCAACGGGAACGGATCCCTTGCATCTGGAGACGATGGAGGACTTCCTCTTTGTCGCGGACGGCGTAAGGTATGAGGAATTCGACTGGAGGGATCCTTATGTATTCTGGAATGAGGAGGAAGGCTGCTATTACATGCTGCTGGCGGCCAGGCAAAAGGATGGAGGCCAGTTAAGAGGAGGGTGCGTTGCCCTGTGCAAGTCAGAGGATCTGACGCACTGGACTTATGAAGAGCCATTCTATGCTCCGGATATGTATGTGACCATGGAGTGCCCGGAAGTATTCCGGATGGGAGATTACTGGTACCTGGTATATTCCACGTTCTCAGACCGATTCACCACGCATTACCGGATCAGCAAGAGCCTTAAGGGGCCCTGGAGGATTCCGGATGACGATGTGTTTGATACCAGAGCCGACTATGCGATCAAGACTGCCTCTGACGGGACGAGAAGATATGCTTTTGGATGGATCGCCAGCAAGTATGGAAACCGGGACTTCGGCCCGTGGGAATGGGGCGGAACCATGGTGTTCCACGAACTGGTCCAGGAGGAAGGCACAGGGGAACTGAAAGTCCGGGCGGTTCCGGCACTTAGAGAGTTCTATTCCAGAGAGTTTCCGCGGCGTCCTGTCACCATCTATAACGGCAAGGCAGAAGAGAAAGAGAACGCGGTCAGCCTGGCAAGCGAGACGCTTGGGGCTGCACTCTATGAGATTCCCAAGGACTGCTTCTCGGTGGAGATGGACATCCATGTGGAAGAAGCCTTTGAATTTGGCGTGGCCCTGCATGTGGACTCCAAGATGGAGCGGGGGTATTTCCTGAAGATGAACGAGCGCAGAGGCGAAGTGGCCTGGGATATGTGGCCCAGATCAGAGCAGGGGGCATACCAGTGGCAGATCAAGGGAGATGTTCCTTATCAGGTGGAGACCGCCAGGATGCTGCCAAGAACCAAAGACTACCACATCCTGATCGTCCGGGAAGAGGATATCTGTATCGTGTATATCAATGATGAGGTAGCCCTGTCGACCCGCATGTACGACCATAAGGGCGGATATGCCGGAATCTACGTGATACAGGGGAATGTGAAAATGAGCAACTATGTAGTAAAAACAAGATAA
- the gndA gene encoding NADP-dependent phosphogluconate dehydrogenase, which translates to MMQYEIGVYGLGVMGAGIARNMLDHGVRTAVYSVSEEERKRFETDGYEETCKVCDTEAELIQSLARPRKIFLMITAGSPVDAVLSSLVPSLEPGDVIFDGGNSYYKDTDRRCHALEEKGIRYVGCGISGGRLGALYGPSIMPGGSYEGYRAGEKILRAIAATADGKPCCAYVGQGGGSGHYVKMVHNGIEYAILELIAEAYMLMRSGLSMTHEAVLAVFKAWQRTRLDSYLIDISVQVMEQYEEDGVPLIDRILDVAEQKGTGKWTLCEAIERGVYTPGIYESVLARSFSAKKEERLAGAAILNASASKMELDQAEETLGDALLLAIALSYSQGMELIRKASDDNGWEIDLAALADLWKAGCIIRSSLLGDIKEAAKETAAPLILSEAFKSLRKLEPSLRDVVVKAEAAGMAPTGFAAALHYYDYYRRKDMPVRFVQALRDCFGAHTYMRKDQEGHFHTEWQTIGK; encoded by the coding sequence ATGATGCAGTATGAGATAGGCGTATATGGGCTGGGCGTCATGGGGGCAGGCATAGCGAGGAATATGCTGGACCATGGGGTTAGAACCGCGGTATACAGCGTGTCCGAAGAAGAACGCAAGAGGTTCGAGACGGATGGATATGAGGAAACGTGCAAGGTATGCGACACGGAGGCGGAACTGATCCAGTCCCTTGCCCGGCCAAGAAAGATTTTTCTGATGATCACCGCCGGAAGTCCGGTGGATGCCGTGCTCTCTTCGCTGGTTCCGTCGCTTGAGCCAGGGGATGTGATCTTTGATGGAGGCAATTCCTATTATAAGGACACCGACAGACGGTGCCACGCCTTGGAAGAGAAAGGAATTCGCTATGTGGGATGCGGCATATCAGGCGGAAGGCTTGGAGCATTGTACGGCCCCAGCATTATGCCCGGCGGAAGTTATGAAGGCTACCGTGCAGGCGAGAAGATTCTGAGGGCAATCGCGGCAACGGCAGATGGAAAGCCTTGCTGCGCCTATGTCGGCCAGGGGGGGGGAAGCGGCCATTATGTGAAGATGGTGCATAACGGAATCGAGTATGCCATCCTGGAACTGATTGCGGAGGCCTACATGCTTATGCGAAGCGGACTTTCCATGACCCATGAGGCGGTCCTTGCAGTATTCAAAGCCTGGCAGCGGACGCGGCTGGATTCTTACCTGATCGACATCAGCGTTCAGGTGATGGAACAATACGAGGAGGACGGCGTGCCGCTGATTGACAGGATTCTGGATGTAGCGGAACAGAAAGGCACCGGGAAGTGGACGCTTTGCGAGGCCATAGAAAGAGGCGTATATACGCCGGGCATCTATGAGTCTGTCCTTGCGCGCAGTTTTTCGGCAAAGAAGGAAGAGCGCCTTGCCGGCGCGGCTATCCTGAATGCGTCAGCCAGTAAGATGGAACTTGATCAGGCAGAAGAGACGTTAGGAGACGCGCTTCTTCTCGCCATAGCGCTGTCATATAGCCAGGGGATGGAATTGATCCGCAAGGCATCCGATGACAATGGCTGGGAGATCGATCTGGCCGCCCTCGCGGATCTTTGGAAGGCAGGGTGCATCATACGAAGCAGCCTGCTGGGAGATATCAAAGAGGCGGCAAAGGAAACGGCCGCGCCTCTGATCTTATCTGAGGCATTTAAAAGCCTGCGGAAGCTGGAGCCATCGCTTCGCGATGTAGTGGTGAAGGCGGAAGCCGCGGGAATGGCGCCGACAGGGTTTGCGGCCGCGCTTCATTATTATGATTATTACCGTAGGAAGGATATGCCGGTCAGATTCGTCCAGGCGCTGCGGGACTGTTTCGGCGCCCACACGTATATGCGGAAGGATCAGGAAGGGCACTTCCATACAGAATGGCAGACAATAGGCAAGTAA
- a CDS encoding carbon starvation protein A: MNGILVLVIGIAILAVAYLTYGKWLAKQWGIDPSRETPSHTEEDGVDYVPAKAPVLMGHHFSSIAGAGPINGPIQAAVFGWVPVLLWVLIGGIFFGAVHDFGALFASIRHKGQSIGEVIADAMGGKAKKLFLIFSYLTLILVVAAFASIVANTFMATYTESGAVDMAASAANATTAMISILFIVIAVAFGFLVYRRNAGLGVSTIIGVAAIVVCMVIGLNWHPLYLSNTAWMIIVGIYILVASVAPVWILLQPRDYLSSFLLYFMMIVAVVGIVGCGISGGATMDIPAFTGFKDTLMPTGTSLGYMFPALFVTIACGAISGFHSLVGSGTTAKQLNSEKDAQPIAYGGMLIECALAIISLCAVGYIWANYASGETVTPTVVFATGISKMLSTIPGLAATEKVAYTLLVLTVSVFCLTSLDTATRLARYMFQEFWLNPGEDIKDVTGYKKVLTNPYVATIITVILGIGLGLTGYANIWPLFGAANQLLAALGLLAVATWLGKAGKNNKMFLFPMAFMLVVTITSLIFTLKSNIAGIAAGAAGVGWCYVRTILSALLIVLAVILAIDGVKTLISQRKEKAA, translated from the coding sequence ATGAATGGTATTCTAGTACTAGTTATTGGTATTGCGATCCTGGCCGTTGCATATCTTACATACGGCAAATGGCTTGCAAAACAGTGGGGAATTGATCCATCAAGAGAAACTCCTTCACACACGGAAGAGGACGGCGTGGATTATGTTCCCGCAAAAGCTCCGGTGCTGATGGGACATCATTTCTCATCTATCGCAGGAGCCGGCCCGATCAACGGACCTATCCAGGCTGCTGTATTCGGATGGGTGCCAGTGCTCTTATGGGTACTGATCGGAGGAATTTTCTTCGGTGCGGTACATGATTTTGGAGCGCTGTTTGCTTCTATCCGCCATAAAGGACAGTCTATCGGCGAGGTTATTGCCGATGCAATGGGAGGCAAGGCAAAGAAGTTGTTCCTGATCTTCTCTTACCTTACATTAATCCTGGTAGTGGCAGCGTTCGCCTCTATCGTGGCAAATACATTCATGGCAACTTATACGGAGAGCGGAGCGGTAGACATGGCAGCAAGCGCGGCCAATGCAACGACCGCTATGATTTCCATTCTGTTTATCGTGATCGCTGTTGCGTTCGGATTCCTGGTATACCGCCGCAACGCCGGACTTGGCGTATCAACGATCATCGGCGTGGCTGCCATCGTAGTGTGCATGGTGATCGGCCTGAACTGGCATCCGCTGTATCTGAGCAACACGGCATGGATGATCATCGTGGGCATCTATATTCTAGTTGCGTCCGTAGCTCCGGTATGGATCCTGCTACAGCCGCGTGACTACTTAAGTTCATTCTTGCTTTACTTCATGATGATCGTAGCGGTTGTCGGAATCGTTGGCTGCGGCATCTCAGGTGGAGCCACTATGGATATTCCGGCGTTCACAGGGTTTAAAGATACTTTGATGCCTACAGGAACATCCCTTGGATATATGTTCCCGGCATTGTTCGTAACGATCGCGTGCGGGGCTATCTCAGGATTCCATTCATTGGTTGGTTCCGGTACGACGGCAAAACAGCTCAACAGCGAGAAGGACGCGCAGCCGATCGCTTACGGCGGAATGTTGATCGAGTGCGCGCTGGCAATCATCTCCCTGTGCGCAGTAGGATACATCTGGGCAAACTATGCATCCGGCGAGACGGTAACACCTACCGTTGTATTCGCGACAGGCATTTCCAAGATGCTCAGCACCATCCCTGGCCTTGCGGCGACGGAAAAGGTTGCCTATACCTTGCTTGTATTGACCGTATCCGTATTCTGCCTGACATCCCTGGATACCGCGACGCGTCTTGCTCGTTATATGTTCCAGGAATTCTGGCTGAATCCAGGAGAGGACATCAAGGATGTTACCGGTTATAAGAAGGTCCTGACCAATCCTTATGTTGCTACGATTATCACCGTCATCCTTGGAATCGGCCTTGGACTTACCGGATATGCCAACATCTGGCCATTATTCGGCGCGGCCAACCAGCTGCTTGCGGCGCTTGGACTTCTGGCGGTTGCAACCTGGCTTGGAAAGGCAGGGAAGAACAACAAGATGTTCCTGTTCCCAATGGCATTCATGCTGGTGGTAACAATTACATCACTCATATTTACTCTGAAGTCTAATATTGCGGGAATTGCGGCAGGAGCGGCAGGAGTTGGCTGGTGCTACGTACGTACCATCCTGTCAGCACTTCTGATCGTGCTGGCTGTCATCCTGGCAATTGACGGAGTCAAGACTCTCATAAGCCAGAGAAAAGAAAAAGCAGCATAA
- a CDS encoding LacI family DNA-binding transcriptional regulator, with the protein MKCTIKQLAEELELSRNTVSKALKNSSEVSSKTKQTVLSKARELGYKNIDESLLNSEAEDNEESPAIVNNGSILFLTRTYAPDSEFWTTVLAGIESILSAAHYHLIIGIMSESDLKHLEFPASLQNPSVKGVIIVDICDELVCDALLQYHLPIVTVDMPKNDTDALRHIDVITMENKSNIHRMVTQLIEKGAERFSFVGDIYSSNVGRGFQERYEALLECLDEKHLELDAKCCLLHDTAEDFRDFQFVVKKLQVMPSLPDVFICGNDWMAIQLMYALQFLGYQIPKDVSVVGFDDIPASERITPALTTIHTPKKYLGIAAARQMLERIQYPDSPRVYSEYATELIIRDSTR; encoded by the coding sequence ATGAAATGCACGATTAAGCAATTGGCCGAAGAATTGGAACTGTCAAGGAACACGGTATCAAAGGCCTTGAAGAACAGCAGCGAGGTATCTTCCAAGACAAAGCAGACTGTCTTGAGCAAAGCCCGGGAACTGGGCTATAAGAATATAGATGAATCACTTCTGAATTCTGAAGCTGAGGATAACGAAGAATCTCCAGCCATCGTCAACAATGGCTCCATTCTCTTTCTCACCCGGACCTACGCGCCGGATTCAGAATTCTGGACCACCGTGCTGGCAGGCATCGAGTCTATTTTATCCGCCGCACACTACCATCTGATTATCGGGATTATGTCGGAGAGCGACTTGAAGCATCTGGAATTTCCCGCTTCTTTACAGAATCCTTCCGTGAAGGGAGTGATCATTGTGGATATCTGTGACGAACTGGTTTGCGACGCGCTGCTTCAGTATCATCTGCCGATCGTCACGGTTGACATGCCAAAAAATGACACGGATGCCTTGAGGCATATCGATGTGATCACGATGGAAAATAAATCCAACATTCACCGTATGGTGACTCAATTAATCGAAAAGGGCGCGGAACGTTTCAGTTTTGTCGGGGACATCTATTCAAGCAATGTAGGCCGGGGATTCCAGGAACGTTACGAAGCGCTCCTGGAATGCCTGGATGAGAAGCATCTGGAACTGGATGCCAAATGCTGCCTGCTCCATGATACGGCCGAGGACTTCCGGGATTTCCAATTCGTGGTGAAGAAGCTGCAGGTTATGCCATCCCTGCCGGACGTCTTTATTTGCGGAAACGACTGGATGGCAATCCAGCTGATGTATGCGCTTCAGTTCCTTGGCTATCAGATTCCCAAGGACGTAAGCGTGGTGGGCTTCGATGACATCCCCGCTTCCGAGCGTATCACGCCCGCGCTGACTACCATCCATACGCCAAAGAAATACTTAGGGATCGCGGCCGCAAGACAGATGCTGGAACGCATCCAGTATCCGGATTCCCCCCGCGTCTATTCGGAATACGCTACGGAATTGATCATCCGCGACTCCACAAGGTAG
- a CDS encoding SDR family oxidoreductase has product MKNYTDLTGKNAIVTGAAQGLSLGMAEGLMEAGAKVCIIDVNPKAEEVAKEKCAQGYDCHAVIANLTEEEDRKVKFSQAVEMLGGRLDILVNGAGVQRRHKSEEFPKEDWDFVMNVNLNAVFYMCQLAAKQFMAQNSKGKIINIASMLSFFGGYTVPAYAASKGAVAQLTKAFCNEWAEKGINVNALAPGYMATEMNTALMDPANPRYQSITERIPAKKWGTGDDMKGPCVFLASEASDYLNGAIIPVDGGYLVR; this is encoded by the coding sequence ATGAAGAATTATACAGATCTGACAGGCAAGAATGCAATCGTTACAGGAGCGGCCCAGGGCTTAAGCCTTGGCATGGCAGAAGGGCTGATGGAGGCAGGAGCTAAGGTCTGCATCATCGACGTCAATCCAAAGGCAGAAGAAGTTGCAAAGGAGAAATGCGCCCAGGGCTATGACTGCCATGCGGTAATTGCCAATCTCACAGAGGAAGAGGACCGGAAGGTAAAATTCAGCCAGGCTGTAGAAATGCTGGGCGGCCGCCTGGATATCCTGGTAAACGGAGCGGGCGTGCAGCGCAGGCATAAGAGCGAGGAATTCCCCAAGGAGGACTGGGACTTTGTAATGAACGTGAACCTGAATGCGGTATTCTACATGTGCCAGTTGGCAGCTAAGCAGTTCATGGCACAGAACAGCAAGGGAAAGATCATCAATATCGCGTCCATGCTGTCCTTCTTCGGCGGCTATACAGTACCTGCCTATGCGGCTTCCAAGGGCGCTGTGGCTCAGCTGACCAAAGCATTCTGCAACGAGTGGGCGGAAAAAGGGATCAACGTCAATGCCCTGGCACCAGGCTATATGGCGACCGAGATGAATACGGCGCTGATGGATCCTGCCAACCCAAGATACCAGTCTATCACGGAGCGGATTCCCGCAAAAAAATGGGGAACCGGGGATGATATGAAAGGCCCCTGCGTATTCCTGGCTTCTGAGGCATCCGATTACCTGAATGGCGCCATTATCCCTGTAGATGGCGGATACCTGGTCAGATAA
- a CDS encoding phosphoglycerate dehydrogenase yields MGKYKVIVTARSFGKADDQALRLLEEHGCDVVRLAAGDAAFDEQIKKEIMAADAVIAGLDAYSGELIDSAERLKVISRYGVGYDKVDVEAANRKGILVTITPGANGDSVADLAVTLMLDAARNVAAMDAAMKGRAQARPQGVEMWQKTLGVIGTGRIGQGVARRCRGFDMKILCYDIYENEAFKKECNAKYVDLSTLLKESDFITIHSPLTPETKDMIGAREFDMMKNDAVIVNTARGGIINEEALYEALKSGSIRGAGLDATVDEPPYDSPLMTLPNCILTPHAGAATKEASSKMSLMAAQNVVDVLTTGDCKYKVNP; encoded by the coding sequence ATGGGCAAGTATAAAGTAATTGTAACAGCCAGGTCGTTTGGAAAGGCGGACGATCAGGCGTTGAGGCTTTTAGAGGAGCATGGATGCGATGTCGTAAGGCTTGCGGCAGGAGATGCCGCATTTGACGAACAGATAAAAAAGGAAATCATGGCGGCAGATGCGGTGATCGCAGGGCTGGATGCGTATTCCGGGGAATTGATCGACTCGGCCGAAAGACTGAAGGTCATCTCCCGTTACGGGGTAGGATATGACAAGGTAGATGTAGAGGCTGCGAACAGGAAAGGGATCCTGGTTACGATAACCCCGGGAGCCAACGGAGACTCTGTGGCAGACCTGGCGGTAACTTTGATGCTGGACGCGGCCCGCAATGTGGCGGCTATGGATGCGGCTATGAAGGGCAGGGCCCAGGCGCGCCCCCAGGGAGTCGAGATGTGGCAGAAAACCTTGGGCGTGATCGGAACCGGAAGGATTGGCCAGGGGGTAGCCAGAAGGTGCAGGGGATTCGATATGAAGATTCTCTGTTATGATATCTACGAGAACGAGGCATTTAAGAAAGAATGCAATGCCAAGTACGTGGATCTTTCTACCCTGCTTAAGGAATCCGATTTCATCACCATCCATTCTCCGCTGACGCCGGAGACAAAAGATATGATTGGCGCCAGGGAATTTGACATGATGAAGAATGACGCGGTGATCGTCAACACGGCCCGCGGCGGAATCATCAATGAAGAGGCGCTGTACGAAGCGCTGAAGTCCGGCAGCATCCGGGGCGCGGGACTGGACGCGACGGTAGATGAGCCGCCTTATGACAGCCCGCTTATGACGCTCCCCAACTGTATTCTTACGCCCCACGCAGGAGCGGCAACGAAAGAGGCCAGCAGCAAGATGAGCCTGATGGCGGCGCAGAACGTGGTTGACGTGCTGACGACAGGAGACTGTAAATATAAAGTGAATCCATAA
- a CDS encoding YesL family protein, translating to MEHHNLMDSRFFSFFTRLADLILLNFIFLLTCLPIVTIGASFAALYQVGAAMADGRESYIVRSYLAEWKKNFKQGTMVWALCAALLLLCRVNLSILPSMPPGFVKIFLACFQFCTLFFLYGIALYSFSMPPIYKASLGSMLKNALVLLFKYLPCTLLCLCIQALPFAVSLLAPRWAGLVLSIQMAAGFSTIAYIQSLILLHVYKKQA from the coding sequence TTGGAACATCACAATCTTATGGACAGCCGCTTCTTTTCCTTTTTTACCAGGCTGGCTGACCTGATCCTGTTAAACTTTATATTTCTCCTGACCTGCCTGCCCATCGTCACCATCGGGGCTTCTTTTGCAGCGCTTTACCAGGTTGGCGCCGCCATGGCGGATGGCCGGGAATCCTATATCGTCCGCAGCTATCTTGCAGAGTGGAAGAAAAACTTTAAGCAGGGAACCATGGTATGGGCGCTCTGCGCGGCCCTGCTTCTCTTGTGCCGTGTAAACCTCTCTATACTGCCCTCCATGCCGCCGGGCTTTGTAAAGATTTTTCTGGCCTGCTTCCAGTTCTGCACCTTGTTCTTTCTGTATGGAATTGCTTTGTATTCCTTTTCCATGCCTCCTATCTATAAGGCTTCATTAGGAAGCATGCTTAAGAACGCGCTGGTGCTGCTGTTTAAATATCTGCCCTGCACGCTTCTGTGCCTGTGCATCCAGGCCTTGCCATTTGCCGTGTCCCTGCTGGCTCCCAGGTGGGCCGGTCTGGTTCTTTCTATTCAAATGGCCGCAGGCTTTTCTACGATCGCCTATATCCAGTCCCTGATCCTGCTCCATGTATATAAAAAGCAGGCATAA
- a CDS encoding ABC transporter substrate-binding protein: MKKKVVSVLLAVSMVAALAAGCGKGEKKESESKDGVTTVKWLTSRPVDGAIDQVMREISEQYSKEKGGKWKIEIETTADRPSYLQKLKTLIAGGNMPDIIDIDADPYCKELVDAGKLVDVKEFLTENDKYDAFYPTALKYQEFTDGTMYTLPLEYHVEMTWYNKEIFEKYNLTPPTTMDEWLNVCKTLKDNGVTPISVDGVDRWPVQRYLAMMPFRASANDFIIGLRDGKEKMDSEIGKEGAEFVAEIGQYFNDGFAATDYATAQSMFLDGKSAMYYIGDWEIEAMQEAYDQGKIDYFYLPTVDGAKTQANEFCVNSGIGMAFNAETFDEKTKDFVLYVIDNYGELYAAKQQMSPIKAELSEDVDYSDLYLRIQEDMQSTGENFLKPWDTYLDSDTNTIIQDNLLLLASGDITVDEFCKLVDDSIAANAK, translated from the coding sequence ATGAAAAAGAAAGTAGTAAGCGTATTGCTGGCTGTCAGCATGGTAGCGGCCCTGGCAGCAGGATGCGGCAAGGGAGAAAAGAAGGAATCAGAAAGCAAGGACGGAGTCACCACGGTAAAATGGCTGACTTCCAGACCGGTAGACGGAGCCATCGACCAGGTAATGCGGGAGATTTCAGAGCAGTACAGCAAGGAAAAGGGCGGAAAATGGAAGATTGAGATTGAGACCACAGCCGACAGGCCATCCTATCTCCAGAAATTAAAGACATTGATCGCCGGAGGAAATATGCCGGACATCATCGATATTGATGCCGACCCATACTGCAAGGAACTGGTGGATGCCGGAAAACTGGTGGATGTGAAGGAATTCCTGACAGAGAATGACAAGTATGACGCATTCTACCCAACAGCGCTTAAGTACCAGGAGTTCACAGACGGCACCATGTATACGCTGCCGCTGGAATACCATGTGGAAATGACCTGGTACAATAAGGAGATCTTTGAGAAATACAACCTGACTCCTCCGACGACGATGGATGAGTGGCTGAACGTGTGCAAGACATTGAAGGATAACGGCGTGACGCCGATCTCCGTAGACGGCGTGGACAGATGGCCGGTTCAGAGATATCTGGCTATGATGCCATTTCGGGCCAGCGCAAATGACTTCATCATCGGCTTAAGAGACGGCAAAGAAAAGATGGACAGCGAGATCGGCAAGGAAGGCGCCGAGTTCGTAGCAGAGATCGGACAGTACTTTAACGACGGCTTTGCGGCTACCGACTATGCAACGGCACAGTCCATGTTCCTGGATGGAAAGTCAGCAATGTACTATATCGGCGACTGGGAAATCGAGGCAATGCAGGAAGCATACGATCAGGGCAAGATTGACTACTTCTATCTTCCGACCGTGGACGGAGCCAAGACGCAGGCAAATGAGTTCTGCGTAAACTCTGGAATCGGCATGGCATTCAATGCGGAGACCTTTGATGAGAAGACGAAAGATTTCGTTCTGTATGTCATCGACAACTACGGAGAACTATATGCCGCAAAACAGCAGATGTCTCCAATCAAGGCAGAACTTTCCGAAGACGTGGACTATTCCGACTTATACCTGCGGATTCAGGAAGATATGCAGAGCACAGGAGAGAACTTCCTGAAGCCTTGGGATACGTATCTGGATTCCGACACAAACACAATTATACAGGACAATCTGCTGCTCTTGGCGTCCGGCGATATTACTGTGGATGAATTCTGCAAGCTGGTAGATGATTCCATTGCCGCAAACGCGAAATAG
- a CDS encoding carbohydrate ABC transporter permease codes for MGIIRNKKAFFAFLLPGLLFYILAVFYPIEESIRMSFMKWNGIGDKEFVGLSNYIDMFHDKVFFTSFFNNLIYLVIVVVMQLSIGLLFAILLTYMTKRVTLVKTLYYVPCIITTVAIAQLFRSVYSTEPMGLLNQFLQFIGLDHMVTSWLANVGTALAAVSVPEGWRFTGMYMVIFYAALVSLDPSVYEAAKVDGASEMQILFRIKLPLIKDIILLTLTMCLTGALRGFDIPFLLTSGGPGNASELMSTYMYKKAFSSNQYGYGSALAVFIIIESILVVFTLRKLFTSKEEKEEKRLQKERARLRRSRR; via the coding sequence ATGGGAATTATTAGGAATAAGAAGGCTTTTTTTGCATTTTTGCTGCCAGGCCTTTTGTTTTATATACTGGCTGTATTCTACCCGATTGAAGAATCCATACGGATGAGCTTCATGAAGTGGAACGGCATCGGGGACAAAGAGTTCGTGGGCCTGTCCAACTATATTGATATGTTCCATGACAAGGTATTCTTCACGTCATTTTTCAACAATCTGATCTATTTAGTGATCGTGGTTGTCATGCAGTTATCCATAGGCTTGCTTTTTGCAATCCTGCTTACATATATGACGAAGCGGGTGACCCTGGTCAAGACGCTGTACTACGTGCCTTGCATTATTACGACGGTAGCCATTGCCCAGCTTTTCAGAAGCGTTTATTCTACAGAGCCCATGGGACTTCTGAACCAGTTTCTGCAGTTCATAGGACTTGATCATATGGTGACTTCCTGGCTGGCGAATGTGGGGACGGCCCTGGCAGCAGTCTCCGTGCCGGAAGGATGGAGATTCACGGGCATGTACATGGTAATCTTCTATGCGGCCCTGGTGTCTCTGGATCCATCCGTATATGAGGCGGCCAAAGTGGACGGCGCGTCCGAGATGCAGATCCTGTTTCGGATCAAGCTGCCGCTGATCAAGGATATCATCCTGCTGACGCTGACCATGTGCCTGACCGGCGCGCTTAGAGGGTTCGACATACCATTCCTTCTGACCAGCGGGGGACCAGGAAATGCCAGCGAACTGATGTCCACCTACATGTATAAGAAGGCGTTTTCCAGCAACCAGTACGGATACGGAAGCGCCCTGGCGGTATTCATTATTATTGAAAGCATCCTGGTAGTATTTACCTTGCGGAAACTATTTACGTCAAAAGAAGAGAAGGAAGAAAAACGGCTCCAGAAGGAACGGGCCAGGCTAAGGAGGAGCAGAAGATGA